One Xyrauchen texanus isolate HMW12.3.18 chromosome 34, RBS_HiC_50CHRs, whole genome shotgun sequence genomic window carries:
- the LOC127628107 gene encoding membrane-associated transporter protein-like, whose product MTLLTEDQQPCRFSAPDSPVTSMEHYPTDLGPNGDYVDTMKPAVFGAVEPPKRSRGRLIMHGMVMFGREFCYAVEAAFVTPVLLSVGLPKHLYSLVWLISPILGFILQPVIGSASDYCRSPWGRRRPYILLLGIMMLVGLTLFLNGDAVTSAAVQDRDLKSTWAIVVVMFGVVMFDFAADFIDGPIKAYLFDVCSHRDKERGLHYHALLTGLGGAFGYLIGAMDWGHSALGVVLGSEYQVIYFFSSLTWGVFLTIHLFSIPEIPLSKDHRSDSSNSLLMEIPQNNGYGAVPKEPLLLPEMRQRSFSALSEANAVTPSAKQPNSEVQKRMTLKSLLSAMISMPSHYRYLCMSHLLGWTAFLCNMLFFTDFMGQIVYRGNPYAEHNSTSYVIYERGVEVGCWGLCINAVSSALYSYVQRLLLPYIGLKGLYFLGYFMFGLGTGLIGLFPNIVATLTLCSVFGVMSSTLYTIPFNLISEYHKEEEERRKLGSEDPALGGRGIGMDCAALTCMVQLAQVIVGAGLGALVNLAGSVIVVVLSASTVSLIGCLFIAIFM is encoded by the exons ATGACTCTCTTAACCGAGGACCAGCAACCTTGCAGGTTCTCTGCACCAGACAGCCCTGTCACATCCATGGAACACTACCCAACTGATTTGGGACCAAATGGGGACTATGTGGACACCATGAAACCAGCTGTGTTTGGAGCAGTGGAGCCTCCTAAGAGGTCCAGAGGAAGGCTTATCATGCACGGCATGGTCATGTTTGGAAGGGAATTTTGCTACGCTGTTGAGGCTGCATTTGTCACACCGGTGTTGCTTAGTGTTGGACTCCCAAAGCACCTGTACAGTCTGGTGTGGCTCATTAGCCCTATTTTGGGATTCATCCTGCAGCCTGTCATTGGTTCGGCAAGCGACTACTGTAGGTCCCCATGGGGCCGGAGGCGACCATACATACTGTTACTGGGGATTATGATGTTAGTTGGCTTAACTTTATTTCTAAATGGCGATGCTGTGACATCAG CCGCAGTACAGGACAGAGATCTGAAAAGTACATGGGCCATCGTGGTCGTCATGTTTGGGGTGGTGATGTTTGATTTTGCAGCAGACTTCATTGATGGGCCCATTAAAGCCTATTTGTTTGATGTGTGTTCTCATCGGGACAAAGAGAGAGGTCTACATTATCATGCCTTACTCACAG GTCTTGGTGGAGCTTTTGGCTATCTGATTGGAGCCATGGACTGGGGTCACTCAGCTTTAGGTGTTGTGCTGGGCTCAGAGTACCAAGTCATCTATTTCTTTTCATCGCTTACCTGGGGTGTCTTTCTCACCATACACCTTTTCAGCATCCCAGAGATACCACTGAGCAAAGACCACAGATCAGACTCCTCAAACTCTCTGCTCATGGAAATCCCACAAAATAACGGTTATGGTGCAGTGCCCAAAGAACCGCTACTTTTGCCTGAAATGAGGCAGCGCTCATTCTCCGCACTCAGTGAAGCGAATGCAGTTACACCTAGTGCCAAGCAGCCGAACAGCGAG GTTCAGAAGAGGATGACCCTGAAATCTTTACTGTCAGCAATGATTAGCATGCCCAGCCATTACCGCTATCTGTGTATGAGTCATCTGCTGGGATGGACTGCCTTCCTGTGCAACATGCTCTTCTTCACTGACTTTATGGGGCAG ATTGTGTACAGGGGAAACCCATATGCTGAGCATAATTCCACCTCCTATGTGATTTATGAGAGAGGGGTTGAGGTCGGTTGCTGGGGCCTTTGCATCAACGCTGTCTCCTCTGCTCTCTATTCAT ATGTGCAGAGACTGCTCCTGCCTTATATTGGCCTGAAGGGACTATACTTCCTTGGCTACTTTATGTTTGGTTTGGGAACTGGTCTGATTGGCCTGTTTCCAAACATTGTTGCCACCCTGACACTGTGCAGTGTGTTTGGTGTTATGTCCAGCACTCTCTACACCATCCCATTCAACCTCATTTCTGAGTACCACAAAGAGGAAGAG GAGCGAAGGAAACTGGGCAGTGAAGATCCAGCTCTTGGGGGCCGTGGTATTGGCATGGACTGCGCAGCTCTTACCTGTATGGTGCAGCTAGCTCAGGTCATAGTGGGAGCTGGACTTGGAGCCCTGGTCAACCTAGCAGGCAGCGTTATTGTGGTGGTGCTCTCTGCCTCGACAGTTTCCCTTATTGGCTGCCTCTTTATTGCTATCTTTATGTAA
- the LOC127628112 gene encoding relaxin-3 receptor 1-like, giving the protein MQKTSKMQDDRTEYASGSLPLSSEYNASFVLNRTNLSWSVLQDLADLDKPDFVGDGSAVLRIIISVIYSVVCALGLIGNILVLYLMKSKQAWKKSSINLFVTSLAVTDFQFVLTLPFWAVENAMDFTWLFGKAMCKIVSYVTATNMYASVFFLTAMSVARYCSVASALKSRRRRWRFSARWMSIIIWIAAVGAALPNAIFSTTATVSNEELCLVKFPDRSGDAQFWLGLYHAQKVLLGFLIPLGIITVCYLLLLRFITNKNINTSSAKRRSKVTKSVTIVVLSFFLCWLPNQALTAWGILIKLNVVHFSYEYYTTQVFIFPVTVCLAHSNSCLNPILYCLMRREFRKALKKLFWQMTSPSVTNMRPFSASTKPEQDEHGHALVPLRPAEPALIFYPPGVVMYSGRNDLLPNST; this is encoded by the coding sequence ATGCAGAAGACTTCTAAAATGCAAGACGATCGCACGGAGTACGCGTCTGGAAGTCTCCCGTTATCAAGTGAATACAACGCGAGCTTCGTGCTTAACAGGACCAATCTTTCGTGGAGTGTCTTGCAGGATCTCGCTGATTTGGATAAACCCGATTTTGTGGGGGACGGATCCGCGGTGCTGAGAATAATCATCTCTGTCATCTACTCGGTCGTGTGCGCTCTGGGTTTAATTGGAAACATCCTCGTCCTGTATCTCATGAAGTCCAAACAAGCATGGAAAAAGTCTTCCATCAACCTCTTTGTGACCAGTTTGGCCGTGACTGACTTTCAGTTTGTTTTGacacttcccttttgggctgtgGAGAATGCCATGGATTTCACTTGGCTATTTGGTAAGGCGATGTGTAAGATTGTTTCTTATGTAACAGCCACAAACATGTACGCCAGCGTGTTTTTCCTGACAGCTATGAGTGTGGCGAGATACTGCTCTGTGGCTTCGGCGTTAAAAAGTAGGAGACGCCGGTGGCGTTTCTCCGCGCGATGGATGAGTATCATCATATGGATAGCGGCGGTCGGTGCCGCTCTGCCAAACGCTATATTTTCAACGACCGCCACGGTGTCGAACGAGGAACTGTGTCTTGTGAAATTTCCCGACCGGAGCGGAGACGCGCAGTTTTGGTTGGGTTTATACCACGCGCAAAAAGTACTGTTGGGGTTTCTTATCCCCCTCGGAATAATCACTGTCTGTTACCTGCTCCTTTTGCGCTTTATAaccaacaaaaacataaacacgtCCAGCGCAAAGAGACGGTCCAAAGTGACCAAATCTGTGACAATAGTTGTGTTGTCCTTTTTCCTCTGCTGGTTGCCGAATCAGGCGTTAACCGCGTGGGGAATTTTAATAAAACTCAATGTTGTCCACTTTAGTTACGAGTATTACACCACACAGGTGTTTATTTTTCCAGTGACCGTCTGTTTAGCACATTCCAACAGCTGCCTCAATCCTATTCTGTACTGTTTGATGAGGAGGGAATTCAGAAAGGCGTTGAAAAAGTTGTTTTGGCAAATGACTTCGCCGTCTGTGACGAATATGAGACCGTTTTCCGCCTCCACGAAGCCCGAGCAAGATGAACACGGTCACGCGCTGGTTCCGCTCAGACCCGCGGAGCCCGCGCTTATTTTCTACCCTCCAGGGGTCGTCATGTACAGCGGCAGAAACGACCTGCTGCCTAACAGCACATAA